Below is a window of Fibrobacter sp. UWB11 DNA.
GGAACATCCGCACCGGAGATGGTCGTTTCCGTTTTGTCGGCATTGAACAACACTCCGCAACTTGCTCTTGGAAACGCTTACGGTTCCAACATTGCAAATATCGCACTAATCCTTGGCGTCACAGCGTTGATTATTCCTGTCGTCGTCAAGAAAGAGGCGATGACTCGAGATATCCCAATACTCATCGCGGTGACGGCGCTAACCATTTTGTTACTGAAGGATGGAAACGTTTCGCTTATCGATGGTGCCATCCTTTTAATTGTATTTGCAGGCATCACCGCCTTTAACATTTTTACGGAACTACACGCCAAGCATAAGCGTAAAAAAGATGAACCTATTGAGGCCCCGGCAGAGAAAGTTTCAATAGTCAAATCTTTAGCGTTGTTGCTCGTTGGACTTGTACTTTTGATAGTAAGTTCAAGAATGTTAGTGTGGGGAGCCATAAACGTTGCTCAAGCTCTTGGCGTAAGCGATTTGCTGATTGGGCTTACGATTGTTGCAGTGGGAACATCCCTCCCTGAACTTGCAAGTTCAATTGCTGCAGCACGCAAAGGCGAGAATGACCTTGCCGTTGGAAATGTCATTGGTTCGAATTTGTTCAACACGCTTGTCGTAGTCGGTATCGCCGCAGTCATTACTCCGATTAAGGCTATGGATGCAGACGTTTTGAGCCGTGATTTACCGATTATGTCGGCACTCACGCTTTTGCTTGCCCTGATTTGCTTCCCGTTTTTTAAGAGCAAACGCGCAAAAGCAGCGCGCAAGACGAATGAACAGTTCGGCTTTGGACGAATTGGTGGAGCGCTATTCTTGAGCTTGTATGTCGCGTATCTTGTGTTGCTCGGAATCCAGACTGTTTAATCGTTAAACGTCATTCTGGAGGCACGGAGTGCCGATAGAAACCATTATTTCTTGTATATACGTTTGGAACGAAGAATCCTGTCGTTTCTTGATTTGCATAAGCTAGATTTGACTGGATCCTTCCGCCGTTGGCGTCAGGATGACGAAAGCGTTTAATTCCTAACTCCGAATTCCGTATTCCTAATTGCCAAAAGTCCAGACGATGCCGTAAGCGAAGCGGAGACCTTCAGGCGTGTAGCCGGATTCAGGCGCGTAAATGCTGTGGTTGAAGTTCTCGATGCGGTTATACAGTTCAAACGAGAGAATCTGCATACGCGCTTCGAAATCCATCGCTAGATATTTCTTGAGAGAGACGAGCTCCGGCTCGCCTTTTTCGTTAATGGTGCAGTCATAGCGATTGTTAAACCACTGGAAATCGACACGGACACTCACGCCAAGCCTATCCCTGACAAATCGATTCTGCCAATGGATGCTGCCCTTATAATAAAGGGACGGTGTATCAATAAGTCTTGTTCGCGTGATTTTT
It encodes the following:
- a CDS encoding calcium/sodium antiporter, translating into MILSIVAIVVGLILLVWSADRFVDGAVGVAQFFGMSTFLIGMLIVGFGTSAPEMVVSVLSALNNTPQLALGNAYGSNIANIALILGVTALIIPVVVKKEAMTRDIPILIAVTALTILLLKDGNVSLIDGAILLIVFAGITAFNIFTELHAKHKRKKDEPIEAPAEKVSIVKSLALLLVGLVLLIVSSRMLVWGAINVAQALGVSDLLIGLTIVAVGTSLPELASSIAAARKGENDLAVGNVIGSNLFNTLVVVGIAAVITPIKAMDADVLSRDLPIMSALTLLLALICFPFFKSKRAKAARKTNEQFGFGRIGGALFLSLYVAYLVLLGIQTV